The Cloeon dipterum chromosome 3, ieCloDipt1.1, whole genome shotgun sequence genome includes a region encoding these proteins:
- the LOC135940940 gene encoding bromodomain adjacent to zinc finger domain protein 2B-like isoform X6 → MDKDGGKESRGGSSKDHHSSIPHMPPGATPNLLDSLFAQSLFNAAQPGGFGNHFPGSYSMLGRPPPSAQNSAYGIPPSSSAGPYGGLGTLSAAANQAASLGINSASAWWNMASQIAAQDYLARLSGSLPFGGLTGESLVPGFDLLQAQQALAAAAATAPVKSSGKHSSKSERRSNSHANSSSSHHTSTASTTSKSSPSVTTSSSLPAGIPASSASRVSPAPSEGAGDPASILGGVRLPPDTEIIKYTSSIVGPKIPGTTNRGRKKTISLDPPSVSVLPTNMMHPSASGPTSASMLMTDHHRRGSRGSGAKSRQNKEAARRSGSPVDRVEVIKLPASSPATTNGGSGMSNLASLTVPSYGGGSSEQGEDAPLNLSMKPAHSTALPASEKQSRRKPGPRPRRVPQNPSGPSAPSPSPSFAQLFASIDGPRPTSSAYSSANSGNEDSDSQTKDRPRNLGRGVSKPKKNTVASLLAQSRALGIKPTVASLNHHQVSLLKPPSLQSDCKKMGITSDDDSSLPDVSSDESDDVNAMLGSDSDSADEERGRGRKRESTDPEDGPSSAKRHRSSASMERDLRIPLSRGWKRETLICGLGKSGSVKGEVSYNSPCGQRFKNCTDILKFLEAQGITDLNKDNFNFSSKLVLGDFLQPLMQGAKAPEDCLRLTEEEVVMRVEQLRVYKAATASSKPKQSRNYRRMREEEYLRRQYEAQHLARIAQGHKLAQQLEKEKSQMAAREAKRIAKEEAQKIKEQLRIMKEHEKFERQETLRREREHKAMQMHEARRKRQQELEDQRLEEQQRKAKEREHKRQQAVLLKEQAVQLYMQELTKQREMLYSVEMERERRRQHMVLVKSLESRRRFEDREKRRLEQKAEKQASRERREEQRRAEIELLRELRKPAEDMALFATPEHKDMPILNRIPGLKLAGEAFADTLMVFEFLHNFGETLGFDMESLPCLNSLQMALLNDEEAEEELLSVMTHLLVCAIEDPGIPNPARHTTLLGQSLRQADITHTNLSEILRIYLYANATGEVKALYGVTYEREREKKEPNRNQAFLDRMKDNQTCIMSEWLRTTPFLALSPTRKAAILAFICNELLQNKAVCRQIDASIENVAQLRKDRWAIDGKIRKLRMMHGRKARMEQIAAVTKQHENSLAPPTPEKEGMDGGESKDGTKDLEKSEPDKKNDIDDDDDEESGNESEGTTAEVEVPEEDEDKKMTAEELQKKLEKVSKQSEQWMQDLSSAAQQLRAICFGQDRYWRRYWSLPRAGGIFVEAIESAEPEMFSEGEDGPEEPEEIDEAAAAEDEGNKEGKDADEEKSEEASEKQDEDAEKKEAIVENGLKEEKEDTPDVEMKDESLVEKPEAEAVKAEPIKAEATPKKEEPEEMEEDDLDNSERFNPINHLMRWGSPSIYNGAKDLNGSYNSKLENSTTSTYSGMASPGNLSLVDKQWFSLIPKDACDENSLTKPPYRSSAIGVPLTKGVGEIRIPWFPRPQTSASPLPAASPAPSSRPSLCDSPPLYSAEETALHIEHLKRLGETVESEPRPIPRDKRRGWWRITDPEKMQTLITNCHPRGVRERELKRTVSRYMEYVAESGSQFFLVKLCAPGDTISTDLSTGDEAKPVSKSAPSRDEPDAWSEKVALRVDMLMLEQVEALEDRVANASMQVKGWKVPPRASTDETIQFRASCLTPDDEDEERQDPVMIAKERLADLEAAIERRYLKPPLGTSCELSLSNLQASDQHKAPPSPSSPSGEPDTLPKGLVTWRDGVVKAKTAAQLAMVFYMLEASIAWDKSIMKANCQFCSSGDNEDKLLLCDGCDKGYHMYCFKPKIESVPDGDWYCFECRNKATGERNCIVCGKRGVGKNLVLCDSCPRAYHLECLTPPIAKVPRGKWFCPSCNSKNPKKRGRRPKMSESEGSSVVGGDYEGAASTTVTSTSTTNTSSSPPSSTPANSASPPAKKDRNKKLARELTACKTLLDELEAHDEAWPFLLPVNTKQFPTYRKIIRSPMDLSTIRKRLTEGVYKGREEFCADVRVIFNNCETFNEDDSPVGKAGHSMRSFFEARWIELWNGNQH, encoded by the exons CCCAATCTCTTTTTAACGCGGCCCAACCGGGAGGCTTTGGCAACCACTTTCCAGGATCCTACAGCATGCTCGGAAGACCACCTCCGTCAGCTCAGAACTCTGCCTACGGAATCCCGCCCAGCTCTTCTGCAGGGCCCTACGGGGGACTGGGAACCCTGAGTGCGGCCGCCAATCAGGCAGCCTCTTTGGGAATCAATTCAGCCA GCGCGTGGTGGAACATGGCCTCGCAGATTGCAGCCCAGGACTACCTCGCCAGACTGTCCGGTAGTCTCCCGTTCGGCGGTCTGACCGGCGAAAGCCTGGTCCCGGGTTTTGATCTCCTTCAGGCCCAGCAAGCCTTAG ctgcagcagcggccACTGCTCCGGTCAAGTCCTCCGGAAAACATTCCTCTAAGTCTGAACGAAGGAGCAACAGTCACGCGAATTCTTCGTCTAGCCACCACACTTCTACCGCATCGACAACTTCGAAAAGTAGTCCCTCAGTAACCACGTCCAGCTCGTTGCCAGCTGGAATTCCCGCTTCGTCAGCCAGTAGAGTCAG TCCTGCCCCCTCTGAAGGAGCAGG TGATCCGGCCAGTATTCTGGGTGGGGTGCGTCTGCCTCCCGACACTGAAATCATCAAATACACCTCATCCATCGTGGGTCCTAAAATCCCCGGCACAACCAACAGAGGCAGAAAGAAGACCATCTCGCTGGACCCACCCTCCGTCAGTGTGTTGCCCACAAACATGATGCACCCTTCAGCGTCGGGACCCACCTCGGCCAGCATGCTGATGACTGACCACCACCGGCGGGGCAGCAGAGGCTCTGGAGCCAAATCTCGACAAAAC AAAGAGGCTGCGCGGCGGTCCGGCTCGCCAGTTGACAGGGTTGAGGTGATCAAGTTACCCGCATCTTCGCCGGCCACCACCAACGGTGGCTCGGGCATGTCCAACCTCGCCTCTCTGACCGTTCCCTCATACGGAGGCGGCAGCAGCGAACAGGGAGAAGATGCTCCACTCAATTTGTCCATGAAACCGGCGCATAGCACAGCGCTTCCCGCTTCTGAAAAGCAAT CTCGTCGTAAACCAGGCCCTAGGCCCCGACGAGTGCCGCAGAACCCTTCAGGTCCATCAGCTCCATCTCCCAGTCCGTCTTTCGCCCAGCTGTTCGCCAGTATCGACGGACCCAGACCCACAAGCTCAGCCTACAGCTCTGCTAACTCTGGCAACGAAGACTCTGACTCTCAGACAAAG GACCGACCTCGAAACCTTGGCCGTGGAGTGTCCAAGCCCAAGAAAAACACTGTGGCGTCTCTGTTGGCCCAAAGCAGAGCTCTTGGCATCAAGCCCACCGTGGCGTCGCTCAACCACCACCAAGTGTCCCTGCTCAAGCCGCCCTCGCTGCAGTCCGATTGCAAAAAGATGGGTATCACGAGCGATGACGACAGCTCGTTGCCAGACGTGAGCAGCGATGAGAGCGACGACGTAAACGCCATGCTCGGCAGTGATTCTGACAGCGCCGACGAGGAGAGAGGCCGAGGCCGCAAGAGGGAGTCGACAGACCCTGAGGACGGACCTA gcTCTGCCAAAAGGCATAGGAGTAGTGCGTCCATGGAAAGAGATCTCCGAATTCCCCTATCCCGTGGATGGAAGCGAGAAACCTTAATCTGTGGCCTAGGAAAATCTGGTTCCGTGAAGGGAGAGGTGTCTTATAATTCGCCGTGCGGGCAGAGGTTCAAAAACTGCACTGACATATTGAAA TTCCTCGAAGCGCAAGGCATCACGGACTTAAACAAAGACAATTTCAACTTCAGTTCAAAACTGGTGCTGGGTGATTTCTTGCAGCCTTTGATGCAAGGCGCGAAAGCGCCTGAGGACTGTCTTAGACTTACTGAAGAGGAAGTAGTTATGAGGGTGGAGCAACTGCGAGTATACAAAGCTGCCACTGCCAGCAGCAAGCCTAAGCAAAGCAG GAATTACAGGAGGATGAGAGAGGAAGAATATCTGAGGAGACAATATGAGGCACAGCACTTGGCAAGAATCGCACAAGGACACAAATTGGCACAACAGTTGGAAAAGGAGAAGAGCCAGATGGCCGCGCGAGAAGCCAAGAGAATCGCCAAGGAGGAAGCTCAAAAAATCAAGGAACAGTTGAG aATCATGAAGGAGCACGAGAAGTTTGAACGGCAAGAGACCTTGAGGAGAGAGCGTGAACACAAAGCTATGCAGATGCACGAG GCTCGACGGAAACGTCAGCAAGAGCTGGAAGATCAGCGGTTGGAAGAACAGCAGCGCAAAGCCAAG GAAAGAGAACACAAGAGACAGCAGGCTGTTTTGTTGAAGGAACAAG CTGTGCAACTGTACATGCAGGAGCTCACTAAGCAAAGGGAGATGCTCTACTCTGTCGAAATG GAGCGAGAGCGGCGACGGCAACACATGGTGCTGGTGAAGTCCCTCGAGTCCAGGCGGCGCTTCGAAGACCGCGAGAAGAGGCGCTTGGAGCAGAAGGCGGAAAAGCAGGCGAGCAGAGAGCGCCGCGAGGAACAGCGACGAGCCGAGATCGAGCTGCTGAGGGAGCTGCGCAAGCCTGCTGAAGATATGGCGTTATTCGCAACTCCAG AACACAAGGACATGCCGATTTTGAACCGCATTCCTGGACTAAAACTGGCTGGCGAGGCGTTTGCGGACACTCTAATGGTGTTTGAGTTCCTGCACAACTTTGGAGAAACGCTCGGTTTTG ATATGGAAAGTCTGCCTTGTTTGAACAGTCTACAAATGGCTCTCCTCAACGATGAAGAGGCTGAAGAGGAGCTTCTCTCTGTGATGACCCATTTGCTAGTATGTGCAATAGAAGATCCAGGAATACCGAATCCAGCGCGGCACACCACACTGCTGGGCCAGTCGCTCAGACAGGCTGACATTACACACACAAACTTATCAGAAATACTACGCATCTACCTCTACGCAAACGCTACTGGAGAAGTGAAAGCTCTCTATG gTGTAACATACGAAAGAGAACGAGAGAAAAAGGAACCAAATCGCAACCAAGCATTTTTGGACCGAATGAAGGATAACCAGACGTGCATTATGTCCGAGTGGCTGCGCACCACGCCATTCCTCGCACTCAGTCCCACGCGCAAAGCGGCCATTCTCGCATTTATATGCAACGAGTTGCTTCAGAACAAGGCCGTGTGCCGGCAAATTGATGCCTCGATCGAAAATGTTGCTCAGCTTAGAAAAGACAGATGGGCTATCGATGGAAAGATTAGAAA GCTTAGGATGATGCATGGCCGAAAGGCTCGTATGGAGCAAATCGCTGCAGTAACAAAACAGCATGAAAATTCTCTGGCGCCGCCCACGCCTGAGAAAGAAGGAATGGATGGCGGAGAGAGTAAAGACGGAACGAAAGACTTGGAGAAAAGCGAGCCTGATAAGAAAAACGACATCgatgatgacgatgatgaAGAAAGTGGAAACGAAAGTGAAGGAACCACAGCAGAGGTTGAGGTTCCTGAGGAG GATGAGGATAAGAAAATGACTGCAGAAGAGTTGCAGAAAAAGCTGGAGAAAGTGTCCAAGCAAAGTGAACAGTGGATGCAAGACTTGAGCAGTGCAGCTCAGCAACTGCGCGCCATTTGCTTTGGTCAGGACCGGTATTGGCGACGCTACTGGTCCCTGCCGCGAGCTGGAGGCATTTTCGTAGAAGCTATTGAATCGGCAGAGCCCGAGATGTTCAGTGAGGGCGAAGACGGTCCAGAGGAACCAGAGGAGATTGATGAGGCCGCTGCCGCTGAAGACGAAGGCAACAAGGAAGGCAAAGATGCTGATGAGGAAAAATCAGAGGAGGCATCTGAAAAGCAGGATGAAGATGCCGAGAAAAAGGAGGCTATCGTGGAAAATGGTCTGAAGGAGGAGAAAGAGGACACTCCTGATGTCGAAATGAAGGACGAGTCGCTTGTAGAAAAACCAGAAGCGGAAGCTGTGAAGGCGGAGCCCATCAAGGCTGAGGCGACGCCTAAAAAGGAAGAACCTGAGGAGATGGAGGAAGACGACCTAGACAACAGCGAGCGGTTCAACCCCATCAACCACTTAATGCGCTGGGGCTCGCCCAGCATCTACAACGGAGCCAAAGATCTCAACGGCAGCTACAACTCCAAGCTGGAGAACAGCACCACTTCGACGTACAGCGGCATGGCCTCGCCGGGCAACCTCTCCCTTGTGGACAAGCAGTGGTTCAGTTTGATCCCAAAGGACGCATGCGACGAGAACTCGCTGACCAAACCGCCGTACCGCAGCTCTGCCATCGGAGTGCCGCTCACCAAGGGTGTAGGCGAGATCCGAATTCCATGGTTCCCGCGGCCGCAGACAAGCGCCTCTCCGCTACCCGCTGCCTCGCCGGCGCCATCCAGCAGACCCAGCCTCTGTGATTCCCCGCCTTTGTACTCTGCCGAAGAGACTGCACTGCACATTGAGCACCTCAAACGGCTTGGCGAAACTGTTGAGTCTGAGCCCAGACCCATTCCAAGAg ACAAAAGACGCGGCTGGTGGCGGATCACGGATCCGGAAAAGATGCAGACGTTGATCACCAACTGCCATCCGCGTGGCGTTCGTGAGAGGGAGCTGAAGCGCACGGTGAGCAGATACATGGAGTACGTCGCCGAGTCCGGCAGCCAG TTCTTCCTTGTGAAGCTCTGCGCTCCCGGTGACACGATTTCAACCGATCTCAGCACTGGCGACGAGGCCAAGCCAGTCAGCAAAAGCGCTCCCAGCAGGGATGAGCCAGACGCGTGGAGCGAGAAGGTGGCGCTCAGGGTTGACATGCTGATGCTTGAGCAGGTTGAGGCCTTGGAGGACAGGGTGGCCAACGCCAGTATGCAGGTCAAGGGCTGGAAGGTGCCGCCAAGGGCGTCCACAGACGAGACCATTCAGTTCAGAGCCTCGTGCCTCACGCCTGACGACGAGGATGAGGAGCGACAGGATCCCGTGATGATCGCCAAAGAGCGGCTGGCAGACCTCGAGGCCGCCATCGAACGACGCTACCTGAAGCCACCATTGGGAACCAG TTGTGAGCTGTCCCTATCCAACTTGCAAGCGTCCGATCAGCACAAGGCACCGCCGAGTCCGTCGTCTCCTTCTGGGGAGCCGGACACCCTTCCCAAGGGTCTGGTTACCTGGAGGGATGGCGTGGTGAAGGCAAAGACTGCCGCCCAACTTGCCATGGTGTTCTACATGCTCGAGGCGTCCATTGCCTGGGACAAGAGTATCATGAAAGCA AACTGCCAGTTCTGCAGTTCTGGAGACAACGAGGACAAACTGCTGCTTTGCGATGGCTGCGACAAGGGGTACCACATGTACTGCTTCAAGCCCAAGATCGAAAGCGTCCCTGACGGAGACTG GTACTGCTTTGAGTGTCGCAACAAGGCCACCGGCGAGAGAAACTGCATCGTGTGCGGGAAGCGTGGCGTTGGCAAGAATCTGGTGCTGTGCGACTCCTGTCCAAGGGCCTACCACCTTGAGTGTCTCACTCCCCCCATTGCTAAG GTGCCTCGCGGGAAATGGTTCTGCCCCAGCTGCAACTCGAAGAACCCGAAAAAGCGTGGTCGCCGGCCAAAAATGAGTGAGTCCGAGGGCAGCTCCGTAGTCGGTGGCGACTACGAGGGTGCCGCCTCCACCACAGTCACTTCCACCTCCACCACAAACACCTCCTCGAGCCCCCCCTCGTCCACCCCAGCCAATTCCGCCTCCCCTCCAGCCAAGAAGGAccgcaacaaaaaattagccCGCGAGCTCACGGCATGCAAGACTTTGCTGGACGAGCTGGAGGCGCACGATGAGGCGTGGCCCTTCCTCTTGCCGGTGAACACAAAACAGTTCCCGACGTACCGTAAAATAATCCGATCACCCATGGATCTCAGCACAATTAGAAAGCGACTCACAGAAGGAGT ATACAAAGGGCGAGAGGAATTCTGCGCCGATGTCCGAGTGATCTTCAACAACTGTGAAACGTTCAACGAGGACGACTCGCCGGTGGGCAAAGCCGGGCACAGCATGCGCTCGTTCTTCGAGGCGCGCTGGATCGAACTCTGGAACGGCAATCAACACTGA